The following proteins come from a genomic window of Desulfobacterales bacterium:
- a CDS encoding glycosyltransferase: MKRVCIFAHYDKDNLIDDYVIFYIKKLKKICFKIIFVSDCDLNQKEINKVSEYCDPILAKKHGKYDFGSYQKGILSIKDNLNEYDELIFCNDSCYGPFFELNIIFDKMQSKEWDFWGFTKNKSDVLDGELLEEHLQSFFLVFKKNVFKSEVFIDFIKSIKIELNKHDIIKKYEVGLSKQLVEAGFKYLTYIDFREIQGNIVANNWKELIDNGFPFVKVLLIKKGVIDWEKSIKQHSDYPTDIIKIHMKRIRTFDDYYRLLKLKILTLKIVSQSVRFLQKLKAFIKIIFNEIPRYPFFFPQLIKILFYRIYNLGYRNIFMLIINIPYSYEKWISAFEPPVRSYPKFAQKAVSWEHKPLISIIMPTYNSNLVYLEKAIESVQQQIYTNWQLCIADDASTELSGVKDLLLTYAAKDKRINVVFCNANGHISTASNSALNLANGEFVALLDHDDVLHPLALWFMADAIIQNPAACLIYSDFDLMTTTGKRFNPYFKCDYNYELMLGQNIIAHLDCYRRSLLAEIDGFRKGFEGAQDWDLALRCIERLSRDQIIHIPRVLYHWRLSPGSITTGIKTKPYVVEATLRCVSDHLLRRELSVDISNHPNSLTMNRVKFNPPTPSFQPMVSIIIHTRNRSNLLNTCIKSIHTKTSYHNYEIIVVNNNSIDDETLTQLKKLQKVRVLVIHDKSSLNCFCLNNIAARVAKGRILCFMHDGIKIISPNWIEEMMSHAVRDDIGAVGACLWYPNNKLQHGCLILGYSSFGIAGHAFTNLKRGDTGYYGSAVLLREVSAVSGSCLMIRKQLFEQVEGFDKSLGVTFNDIDFCLKIRKLGYRNVWTPYAEMYYYKSTHNHNYELNNYYKFKKEYDLMLQRWRDILSNDPFYSPNLSMWWLSYHIAWPPRIKQFPC; encoded by the coding sequence ATGAAAAGAGTTTGTATATTTGCACATTATGATAAAGATAACCTAATTGATGATTATGTGATTTTTTATATTAAAAAATTAAAAAAAATTTGTTTTAAGATAATATTTGTATCTGATTGTGATTTAAACCAGAAAGAAATAAATAAAGTATCTGAGTATTGCGATCCTATCTTAGCTAAAAAACATGGGAAATATGACTTTGGAAGTTATCAAAAAGGCATTTTATCAATAAAAGACAATCTAAATGAATATGATGAGTTAATTTTTTGCAATGATTCTTGTTATGGACCTTTTTTTGAATTAAATATTATTTTTGATAAAATGCAATCAAAAGAATGGGATTTTTGGGGATTTACTAAAAATAAAAGTGATGTATTAGATGGTGAATTATTAGAAGAACATTTGCAAAGTTTTTTTCTTGTTTTTAAAAAAAATGTTTTTAAATCAGAAGTTTTTATTGACTTTATAAAGTCAATAAAAATAGAACTTAATAAACATGATATTATAAAAAAATATGAAGTTGGACTTTCAAAACAACTTGTTGAAGCAGGCTTTAAATATCTTACATACATTGATTTTAGAGAAATACAAGGTAATATCGTTGCTAATAATTGGAAAGAACTAATTGATAATGGATTTCCTTTTGTAAAAGTTCTATTAATTAAAAAAGGAGTTATAGATTGGGAAAAATCAATAAAACAGCATTCAGATTATCCTACAGACATAATAAAAATACATATGAAAAGGATTAGAACTTTTGATGATTATTACAGGTTATTAAAGTTAAAAATTTTAACGTTGAAAATTGTATCACAATCTGTACGTTTCTTACAAAAATTAAAAGCTTTTATAAAAATAATTTTTAATGAAATCCCACGCTACCCTTTTTTTTTCCCGCAGTTAATAAAGATACTTTTTTACAGAATTTATAACTTGGGGTATCGAAATATTTTTATGTTGATAATTAATATCCCATATTCTTATGAAAAATGGATCTCCGCATTCGAACCACCAGTAAGGAGTTATCCAAAATTTGCCCAAAAAGCGGTTTCATGGGAACATAAACCACTTATTTCTATTATCATGCCGACATATAACAGTAACCTTGTTTACCTGGAGAAAGCAATAGAAAGTGTTCAGCAACAGATCTATACTAACTGGCAATTGTGCATAGCTGATGATGCATCTACTGAATTATCGGGCGTAAAAGATCTACTTCTTACTTATGCTGCAAAAGACAAACGCATAAACGTTGTTTTTTGTAACGCTAACGGTCATATCTCTACTGCGAGCAACTCAGCTTTGAATTTAGCAAATGGAGAATTCGTAGCTCTGCTGGATCATGATGATGTATTGCATCCATTAGCTCTTTGGTTCATGGCGGATGCCATTATACAAAATCCAGCTGCTTGCCTGATCTACTCGGATTTTGACTTGATGACTACTACAGGTAAACGTTTTAACCCTTACTTTAAATGTGACTATAACTATGAACTAATGCTAGGTCAAAACATTATTGCTCACCTTGACTGTTACCGAAGAAGCCTCTTAGCAGAGATTGATGGTTTTCGAAAAGGATTTGAAGGTGCACAGGACTGGGATCTGGCATTAAGATGTATAGAACGTCTTTCGCGAGATCAAATTATCCATATCCCGCGTGTCCTCTATCACTGGCGCCTTTCACCCGGGAGCATAACCACCGGTATTAAAACCAAACCCTATGTCGTTGAAGCAACACTGAGATGCGTTTCAGATCACTTGTTACGGCGTGAATTATCAGTTGATATTTCAAATCATCCAAATTCATTAACAATGAATCGGGTTAAATTTAATCCCCCCACCCCCAGCTTCCAACCCATGGTCAGCATCATTATACATACCCGGAACAGAAGTAATCTTCTGAATACTTGTATTAAATCAATCCATACAAAAACGTCATACCATAACTATGAAATCATCGTTGTCAATAATAACAGTATCGATGATGAGACGCTAACACAGCTAAAAAAGCTGCAAAAGGTTAGGGTTCTTGTCATTCACGATAAAAGTTCCTTAAACTGCTTCTGTTTAAACAATATCGCAGCAAGGGTAGCAAAAGGTCGCATCCTCTGTTTCATGCACGATGGTATCAAGATTATTTCTCCCAATTGGATAGAAGAGATGATGAGCCATGCAGTTCGGGATGATATTGGAGCTGTTGGAGCCTGTCTATGGTATCCGAACAATAAATTGCAACATGGATGTTTAATTTTAGGATATAGTAGTTTTGGTATAGCCGGCCACGCTTTCACTAATCTTAAAAGGGGAGATACCGGATATTACGGCAGTGCAGTACTTCTTCGTGAAGTCAGTGCGGTTTCAGGTTCCTGCCTAATGATACGCAAACAATTATTTGAGCAAGTGGAAGGTTTTGATAAGTCATTGGGCGTTACTTTCAATGATATAGATTTCTGTCTTAAAATAAGGAAGTTAGGTTATCGAAATGTATGGACACCTTATGCAGAAATGTATTACTATAAATCAACTCACAATCATAATTATGAACTTAATAACTATTACAAGTTTAAGAAGGAGTATGACCTGATGTTACAACGCTGGAGAGATATTTTGAGTAATGATCCTTTCTACTCTCCAAATTTAAGCATGTGGTGGCTCAGTTACCATATTGCCTGGCCACCAAGGATAAAACAGTTTCCTTGTTAG
- a CDS encoding BON domain-containing protein: MNNDRIESSARQSYVFKTYLNGDDIKITSKDGAVILTGSVSDEAHKSLAEETVASLPGVTSVDNNLEIKGEVPAVHSNAWIITKVKATLLFNRNVRAMKTEVFVEDGTVTLRGEATSNAQKDLTTEYVKDVEGVRDVINEMTLLIDVMKPDEKTMDEKIDTIIESIDDSSITAMVKMTLMYHRSTSALNTTVKTKEGVVTLGGNIKNDAEKSLATQIVSDVHGVKNVINNMTNAQDQLRLGFRHTLESEGLESEGQEKN, encoded by the coding sequence ATGAACAATGACCGCATCGAATCATCCGCAAGACAATCTTACGTATTCAAAACCTACCTCAATGGCGATGACATTAAAATTACGTCCAAGGATGGCGCTGTCATCTTGACCGGAAGTGTTTCCGACGAAGCCCACAAATCATTGGCAGAGGAGACTGTTGCTAGCCTGCCAGGAGTTACAAGCGTGGATAACAATCTGGAAATAAAAGGTGAAGTCCCTGCGGTGCACTCGAATGCATGGATCATTACCAAAGTAAAAGCTACACTTTTATTCAATCGGAACGTTAGAGCCATGAAAACTGAGGTTTTCGTAGAAGATGGAACCGTAACTTTGCGCGGCGAAGCTACCAGCAATGCTCAAAAGGACCTGACGACCGAATACGTTAAAGATGTGGAAGGTGTCAGAGACGTTATAAATGAGATGACACTGTTAATTGACGTAATGAAGCCAGACGAAAAAACTATGGACGAAAAGATAGATACCATTATAGAATCGATTGATGACTCGTCCATCACCGCTATGGTCAAAATGACGTTGATGTATCATCGTTCAACCAGCGCTCTCAACACTACTGTAAAAACGAAAGAAGGGGTAGTCACTTTGGGAGGAAATATCAAAAATGATGCTGAAAAAAGTCTGGCCACCCAAATTGTAAGCGATGTTCACGGAGTAAAGAATGTGATCAACAATATGACAAACGCCCAAGACCAATTAAGGTTAGGCTTTCGGCATACCTTGGAATCCGAAGGTTTGGAATCAGAAGGTCAAGAAAAAAATTAG
- a CDS encoding EF-hand domain-containing protein produces MKIWKTLLGVALSVIIITGNSHVFAMSLFRTSGPEMKCEQRFAEMDTDNDGKVFFKEFIAVKHPKGNPEEIFKLRDTDKDGFLTKEEFCAKSVGQGKRR; encoded by the coding sequence ATGAAAATTTGGAAAACATTATTAGGAGTTGCACTGAGTGTTATAATTATTACAGGCAACAGTCATGTCTTTGCTATGTCTTTGTTCAGGACATCAGGACCTGAAATGAAATGTGAGCAACGTTTTGCCGAGATGGATACAGACAATGATGGAAAAGTATTTTTCAAAGAGTTTATAGCTGTCAAACATCCTAAAGGTAATCCGGAGGAAATTTTTAAATTAAGAGATACCGATAAAGACGGATTTCTTACGAAAGAAGAATTTTGTGCAAAAAGTGTGGGGCAGGGAAAAAGGCGGTAA
- a CDS encoding DUF3185 domain-containing protein has protein sequence MRIIRILSIVFIAISIMAFGYQGISYTTREKVIDLGPLKMTAEKTKTLPLPPIVGGIALVSGIVLLVIGIKKD, from the coding sequence ATGAGAATAATCAGAATTCTTTCAATCGTATTTATTGCTATAAGTATCATGGCTTTTGGATATCAAGGGATTAGTTACACGACCAGAGAAAAAGTTATAGATCTCGGTCCATTGAAAATGACAGCAGAGAAAACTAAAACGCTTCCATTGCCGCCAATCGTAGGCGGTATTGCGCTCGTTAGCGGCATCGTACTTCTGGTCATAGGAATAAAAAAGGACTGA